The stretch of DNA CTCAAGGAAGGTGTTCCAGAGTGGAGCCACTGgggaatttttacattttctaaaattctttttctctttataaatatcATCCATATTCATTGTTTAAAATAACAACTTCAAATTTGTGAAAATTCTCAACATAACAGAAATTCTCAGTGACGCTTCATCCGGAGATAAAGGCCATTcctgttttgccatgttagcccaGTGGCTTAGGCCAGACACCTCAGGGTGTTCCTTGGGCCCGCTCTCTCCCTCACCCCCACATCCACTTTCTCATCAAATCCTCTTGGCTCCACCTACAAAAACTTCCCTGACCCTGGTCCAGCCTCCATCCTTCCCCCAACCTCGCCATCCCGGCAGcttcctccctggcctccccGCTCCCCATCTCAGCCAGAGGGAGCCTGGGACCACCTGAGTCAGGCCAGGGCCCTCCTAGCTCAGAGCCCTGCCTTGGCGGCACTTCGCTCCAGATAAAAACCAaagtctaggccaggtgcagtggatcatgcctgtaatcccacccagtacattgggatgctgaggtgggaagatcacttgaggtcaggagttctagaccagcctgaccagcatggcgaaacgtcgtctctacttaaaaatacaaaaattagccgggtgtggtggtgtgtgcctatagtttcagctgcccgggaggctgaggcaggcgaatcacttgaatttggggggaggcagaggtttccatgagctgagatcacaccaccacactccagcctgggtgacagagcgagactccgtcaaaaaaaaaaacaaaacccaaagtctCCAGCAGTCCCTTGTGTCTTCCACTCTCCCTCTGGCTCGCTCCACCCCACCCGCACCACCCACTCTAGAGCGTGAAGGACATTTCTACCTCTGGCCGTCTGCACCTGCCGTTCTTGCTCATCCTTCCAGCCTTGGCTCAAACATCCCCTCTTTTAGGAAGCCTACCCTCCCATGCTCCTTAAGCCTCTTCCCTGtcatatttttctccatagccatCCTCCAGTGTTTCATAGGTACCTGTTCCTTTGTTTGTGGTTGGCCTTCTCCCTGCACAATGAGCACAGCCTGAGGGCAGAGTGCGTCTGTGTTTACACTGAGTCCCCAGCATGAGGCCCAGCTGGGCCCCTGGGAGCTCAGaaaccaatgaatgaatgaatactgggGGCAGAACAGGAAGAGATGCTCTGGGGCCTGAGGTTGGGGCCAGCTTAGGAGAGTCCCAGAGGCCCAGTGAGGAGATGCGCTGCGCACAGGGCTGTGGGCAAGGCCTGAGCTCTGCCGGTtgcactgtgtgactttggggccCTTGGCGATGTTGATGCCAGCAAGCGGGGAACTTCTGGGGACAGAGGCAGCCTCTGGGAGCTTGGATGGGGGTGAGGAAGGGGAGGTGGCCAGTGTACGTAGCTACTTCTCCCTTCCGCCGGGctcaggagagaagagaaggctgCAGTACAGGCGAGGGAGGGAGATGCGTTTTTCCCAGATGGAGACACTGAAGTCCCTGCACCCAGCACCCAGGCCTCCCTGGCCAGACCCTGATCCCCACGGAGCCCCTCCCCTCACACAGGTCATTGACCACAGTGGCGCCCGCCTTGGTGAGTATGAGGATGTGTCCCGGGTGGAGAAGTACACGATCTCACAAGAAGCCTACGACCAGAGGCAAGGTACGGGCAGGTGGGCGTCGAGGGGTGCGTGGGGGCCAGAGGGAGTATGTGCAGGTATGAGGGCGGGCAGGTTAGACAGGGCCCCTGCAGGGAGGCCAGTGGTGTAGACGGGGGGCTGAGAGCTTGGGAGGATATAGGGgtgaggctgggagtggggacAGACGGAGGCCTGGGGTGGGAATGAGGGCCGGGAGGTGTCAGGGGTATGGGCAGTCAGACGTGGTGAGGGGAGGGCTGGGAAAGTGGAGGGAGTTGAGGGGTAGGTGTGGGGGCTGGGTGTTGTCAGGGTCAGATGGGGGCATGGGGCGGTCGGACGGGGTGTGGATGGCAGGACAGGTGGAATGCGAGTGGACAGGGTGGCGGTTAGTGAGGGCACCTGGGACGGATCGAGTGTGGGGGAGACCGGGGGCCTCAGGGGCGGAGGAGGAAGGCGGATGATGAAGGCAGATGTGCGCTGAAGGGGTGAGAGACCATGGGTCCTGTAGTGAGGGGTGCAGGCGGCACCCCTTCCATTTACGATTGTGGAGTGGGGGGGCCTAGGAGTCCTGGGAGAGGCTAAGGCTGTGGTGGGAGACCTGGGGCTTGGGTGACAGCCCTTTGTCACCTGGAAGAGAGAGTTCCTCCGTGAACGTGGGCCCCTCGTGGGTGGAGCGTCATCCTGTTAGGCCCGGCCGACACCCCAACTGACCCCAGCCCCCTCTGCCCACAGACACGGTCCGCTCTTTCCTGAAGCGCAGCAAGCTCGGCCGGTACAACGAGGAGGAGCGGGCTCAGCAGGAGGCCGAGGCCGCCCAGCGCCTGGCCGAGGAGAAGGCCCAGGCCAGCTCCATCCCCGTGGGCAGCCGCTGTGAGGTGCGGGCGGCGGGACAGTCCCCTCGCCGGGGCACCGTCATGTATGTAGGTGCGTGGCCCGCGGGCCCGGTCCCGGGCTCCAGGGCTCCAAGGCCGGGAGGAAATGTGGGCACAGTGGAGCCTCGGAGACCACGCTCTGCCTAGGGGCGCGGGGTAGGGGGGGGCTCGAAACGATCTCAGTCCCTGGAGGTGACTGAACCATCTGCCAACATTGACGGCCCAGAGTGTTTGTGGAGGGAAGTGGGAGGCACAGGCGGAGTGATCTGTCCAGCGAGGGAGGAAGCAGAAGCCAGAGGAACGCGGCCTGTGCGCTTCGAAGCGTGGGGCACAGTGTCAGTCACAGTGGGGAAACGGGCGGCGTGACCAAGGCAGGAGTGAGGGAACACAGGGGGCTGTGTGAGCCCAGAGGAAGCACCTGGAGGCTGGGAGCATCTGAAGGAAAGGAGGCAGCAGCCAGGTGAAAAGGGAGGAAGAGTTCCCACCAGAAGGAGTAGCGGGTGCAGGTGAGCAGAGCGCAGGAAGTCCACCTGGGGAAGGGGagcgggaggagaggggagaagtgTAGTCAGGGGCATGGGCAGGGCGGCGTCACAGTGGAGAGCagtgtggatttttttaaaaagaacaggctaggcatgatggctcacgcctgtaatctcagcactttgggagaacaaggtgggaggcttgcttgagccccggagttggaggttacagtgagctatgattgtgtcattgcaccctagcctgggcagcagagaaagacccagtctcaaaaaaaaaggctgggtgcagtggctcacacctgtaattccagcactttgggaggctgagacaggaggatcacttgaacccaggaatttgagaccagcctgggcaacataatgagaccctgcctctacaaaaaaaaaaaaatcccacaaaactTTTGTCAgttgtggtggtgagcacctataggtgccccagctacttgggaggctgaggtgggaggatggcttgagcccgggagttgaggctgcagtgagctatgatcgcaccactgcactgcagcctgggtgacggagggagaccctgtctccaaaaaaaaaaaaaaaaaaagatacacggGGTACATATATGTATTGTTACATGGGTGTGTTGCCTGCTAGTGGGTGGGGACcgggcttctagtgtacccatgACCCAAAttgtgaacattgtacccaacagaTAATTTTTCAAACCTCACCACCCTCCCGCTTCTGGCATCCCCACTGTCTGGTATTTCCGTCTTTATGCCTGTGTGTACCCATCCCCCAGTCGTCTGCAGCCACTAATTTACGTCTGTCTCTAATTTGCCGATTCTGGATGTTTCATAGGAATAGGATCATGCAGTCTGTGGCCTTTTGTAACTGGCGGCTTCCACTGAGCAGAATGCTTTCAAGTTTCATCTGTGGCATGCCTGTGTCAGTGCCACACTGTTGCCAAATAGTCCTGCATTGAGTGCCTAGACCACATTGTATCAAGTCACCAGTTAGTGGACATTAGGgtcatttccactttttggctattatgaataatgctgctatgaaccttcttctttttttttttttttctaatttgagacagcatctggctattgcccaggctggaatgcagtggcacaatctcggccatTTCAGCcttaacctcttgggctcaagccatcctcccacctcggcctcctgagtagctgggaatacaggtactcatcaccacccccggctaaagttttgtgggtttttttgtaggatgggatttcgccatgtggcccaggctggtctcaaactcctcccgcttaagtgatcatcctgcttcagcctcccaaagtgctgggattacaggcgtgagccaccatgctcggcctgaacattcttttataaatttctgtgtggctgggcatggtggctcatgcctgtaattccagcactttgggaggccaaggtgggcagatcacctgagatcaggaattttgagaccagcctggccaacatgctgaaaccccatctctactaaaaatacaaaaattaactgggcgtggtggcgggtgcctgtgatcgcagctacccggaaggctgaggcaggagaatcgcttgagcctgggaggcggaggttgcagtgagccaagatcacaccactgcactccagcctgggcaaccatgcaagactccatctcaaaaaataaaaaatacatttttatgtggacatttgttttcatttctctgtgcctAGGAATGGAATCCCTGGGCCACGTGGTAACACTGTGCTTGACTTTCCTGAGGACCTGCCACACTGCTTCCCACAGCCGCTGCAgcatttttcattcccaccagcagtgcacaagggtCCCATTTTGTcctcatcctcaccagcactttaGTCTGTCTTTTGCTTACAGTCATCCACTGGGTGTGAAGTGGAAcatcatcatggttttgatttgcacttctttggcagctaatgatgttgagcatcttttcatggccatttgtgtatcttctttggagaaatgtctattcagatcctttgccttttgttttttgttttttgacacacagtctcactccatcacccaggctggagtgcagtgtgctctcagctcactgcaacctctgcctcctgggttcaagcaattctcatgcctcagcctcccgagtagctgggattataggcgagcgccacaacacctggctaatttctgtatttttagtagagacagggttttgccatgttggccaggctggtctcaaactcctggcctcaagtgatccacccgagcTGGtggatctcccaaagtgctaggattacaaacatgagccaccgcgcccagcggtatgttggggttttgttttgttttttttcttttgagacgtagtctcgctttgtccccaggctggaatacagtggcatgatctcagctcgctcgttccaacctccgcctcccgggttcaaacggttctcctccctcagcctcccgagtagctggaactacaggcgcacgccaccacacccggctaattttttgtatttttagtagagacggggtttcaccgtgttagccaggatggtctcgatctcctgacctcatgatccaccctcctcagcctcctaaagtgctgggattacaggcgtgagccaccgtgcccggccagtatgtcatcttttgagaagtgtgtgttcatgtcctttggccatgatcatggctcactgcagcctcaacttcctgttgcccactttgtaatgggattttttttttgcagggtggGTGTTGAgttctttgagttccttgtatattcctCTGCTCAGTTTTTCATTGGGATGCTGTCTTTTGTCGCTGAgttgtgtattagtttgctaacaAAGTACCACTCACTGAGCGACTTAAAGTTATTTCTCACAGtaatggaggctggaagttcaagatcaagctgTCAGCAGGTTGGATTTATTCTGAAGCCTCTCTCTCTGGCAAGGCAGTAGTGCCATCCCCCTTAGGTTTTTACAAAGCCCTCACTGGCTGGTGTCTTCACCCAGTGAATGGGGGACAGGGGTGGAAGCAGGGACACCAGTGAGGTGGCTACCATATTAGTCCGGGCAGGAGCTGGAGGTGGTCCTAGTGGTAGCAATAGAGGTAGCAAGAAATGGTTTACACCAAGACAGGCTTCTACTCAATGGGTAGGCGTGGATCCAGGGTGATCCTGAAATTTCATGGGGATTTCTTCTATGTCCAGAAGCTTCACAGGGATTTCTCTTCTGTTGGCAGGTCTCACAGATTTCAAGCCTGGCTACTGGATTGGTGTCCGCTATGATGAGCCACTGGGGAAAAACGATGGCAGGTAACAAGAATTCCCACTcaggtgtctgtgtgtgcatttgtgtgtaagTCCATGCGTGCTGCTTGCTGAGCTGCCCATGCCAGCTTCTAGAGTGGAGCCATGTGAGGGTCCTCTGACCACACCCACCCCCATCCTGTCCTGCAGTGTGAATGGGAAACGCTACTTCGAATGCCAGGCCAAGTATGGCGCCTTTGTCAAGCCAGCAGTCGTGACGGTGGGGGACTTCCCGGAGGAGGACTACGGGTTGGACGAGATATGACACCTAAggaattcccctgcttcagctccTAGCTCAGCCACTGACTGCCCCTCCTGTGTGTGCCCATGGCCCTTTTCTCCTGAccccattttaattttattcattttttcctttgccaTTGATTTGTGAGACTCATGCATTAAATTTACTAGAAACCCAGAAAGTATTGAGAGGACTTGATGATTTGGGGACCCACTGGGTAAATAGTGGCCCTTCTGTATCAGGGGCCAGCGTCTGTCTCCTTATATCTTGCTGTTCCCCCATCTTCTCATCATTCCCACCTCATCTGCTGTAGCTAccaggaagaaggggaagggaagggaggggataTCCTTTGCCTTTAAAAATGATGTACagccagctgggcgtggtggctcacgcctgtaatcccagcactttgggaggccagggcgggtggatcacgaggtcaggagatcgagaccatcctggctaacacggtgaaaccctttctctactaaaaatacaaaaaaattagccgggcatggtggtgggtgcctgtagtcccagctgctggggaggctgaggcaggataatggcgagaacctgggaggtggagcttgcagtgagccgagatcatgccactgcactccagcctgggtgacagagcgagactgtctcaaaaaaaaaagatgtacaactctggctggatgtggtggctcacacctgtaatcccagcactttgggaggccgaggcaggcggatcatgaggtcaggagatcgaaaccatcctggctaacatggtgaaaccccatctctacaaaaaatcaaaaaaaaaattagccgagcatggtggtgggcgcctgtagtcccagctactcaggaggctgaggcaggagaatggcgtgaacccgggaggcagagcttgcagtgagctgagatcatgccactgtactccagcctgggcaacagagcgagactccgtctcaaaaaaaaaaaaaagatgtacaactcagccaggcacagtggctcatgcctgtaatcccagcactttgggaggccgagctggcaggtcgcttaagcccaggagtttgagatcagcctggacaacatggtaaaacttcatctctacaaaaatgcaaaaaatgagtcaggtatggtggcgcatgcctgtagccctagctacttgggaggctgaggtgggagaatcacttaagcccagaaggtcaaggctacagtgagttacggcaccactgcattccagccttgatgacagagcaagatcctgtctcaaaaccaaaaaaaaaaaagaaaagaggccaagcacggtggcccacgcctgtaatcccagcattttgggaggccgaggcgggagatcgagatcatcctggccaacgtggtgaaaccctgactgtactaaaaatacaaaaattagctgggtgtggtggcgcgtgcctgtaatcccagctactcaggaggctgaggcaggagaatggcttgaacccaggaggtggagattgcagtgagctgagatcgtgccacttcactccagcctggggacaagagtgagactccgtctcaaaaaaaagaaaaaaagccaggcatggtggcttatgcccataatcccagcactccgggaggccgaggagggcagaccacttgagttcaggagttcaagaccagcctgggcaacatggcaaaaaccctgtctctacaaaaaatacaacaacaacaaaaattagccgggtgtggtggcacgcacctgtagtcccagctacttggaaggctaggtggtaggatcacttgagccttgggaggtagaagctgcagtgagctgtgttcacaccactgcactccagcctgggtgacacagcgagactccatgctGTGACACCAGCACGTGGCGTGTCACATTATTAAGGATTATACAGCCAACAGTTACTGGGCTGGtttcctttaatcctcacaggAGGCCCTGTCCGCAAGTCTTTCACCGTTTCCCGTCAACACTCCACCTTTCCTGCCCAAAGTTTGGGGTTGGGAGGGAATTCCCAGGGGTTCCCAGGACTTGGGCTCGCCTCCCAGATCCCGCAACCTTTGCGTGCCTAGCCTCGGCAATGACCGCCCATCTGCCACGAGGGGGCAGCAGCGCACCGTTCAGACGCTGCGCCCCTGGTGCATTATGGGTCGCGTAGTCTCAAAGGTGGCATAAGCATCCTGGAACGCAAACGGCATTTCCCAGAAAACTACGCGACAATCTGAGCCTGGTCTTGCCCGGAGCTGGAAGCTGAGATCTCGCCCCTCCCGGCGTTGCGGGGGATTGTGGGATGTAGGCATTTGGCTCCGCGCTCCGCGAAGGGCGGTGCAGCGCAGGCGCGGGCATCCGGTACAGACAGCCGAGCTTAATCCGAGGCCGGGAACCAGCGTCCCGGGGGAGGCGCCGAAGCTGACTTTCTGGCCGCAGTGGAAGTGAGGCGAGCGAGCTTCCTTAGTGGCTGGAGCCGGCTGGGCCTCCTTCCTGTCCTCCTGCTTTCCTGCATCTCTACTGGTCCCTTTCCCCGGGCTCCTGGTCCGCTCCCAAGCCTGTTGAAGCACGAGGCgtttccatctaaaaaaagaaaagaaatctcttttGCCGGGCGAGATGTCAGAGCCCCGGGAGCGAAAGTGTTGGTAATGTTAGACAGAATGAGTTCCTCTTCAAAAATCT from Gorilla gorilla gorilla isolate KB3781 chromosome 20, NHGRI_mGorGor1-v2.1_pri, whole genome shotgun sequence encodes:
- the TBCB gene encoding tubulin-folding cofactor B, translating into MEVTGVSAPTVTVFISSSLNTFRSEKRYSRSLTIAEFKCKLELLVGSPASCMELELYGVDDKFYSKLDQEDALLGSYPVDDGCRIHVIDHSGARLGEYEDVSRVEKYTISQEAYDQRQDTVRSFLKRSKLGRYNEEERAQQEAEAAQRLAEEKAQASSIPVGSRCEVRAAGQSPRRGTVMYVGLTDFKPGYWIGVRYDEPLGKNDGSVNGKRYFECQAKYGAFVKPAVVTVGDFPEEDYGLDEI